One region of Syngnathus scovelli strain Florida chromosome 15, RoL_Ssco_1.2, whole genome shotgun sequence genomic DNA includes:
- the LOC125982102 gene encoding uncharacterized protein isoform X4, whose amino-acid sequence MDSYHVLAQVGQGSFGRVHKGMKKFTGQVVALKFIPKMGRSNKELQSLKKEIDIMSNLQHPNIVKLFDSFETETEVIVVTEYAEGQLFQIIEADGSLPESQVCEIACQLVSALYYLHSRRILHRDMKPQNILFDKNGVVKLCDFGFARAMSISTMVVTSIMGTPLYMSPELVAEKPYDHTADLWALGCILYEIHTGIPPFRADSIFQLGQLIVSHPIQWPDNMSSACKSFMKGLLVKDPQMRLSWPDLLHHPFVANGVKVIPDEAIFSPLTATLDPDMLARKLKQMAEKTSTDTGERRIFRKLRERRNKSNMKKVVDSANEKRDGVASKGDCGAAVMPTFALPSFDQTNQIETTSSQLDRGPISRDYEGEFPSVEVGPRLQTRTRKRSTAADSEEFWEKLLEESDPSQQKFNYSTIISKLRSAILVLKQKLRDGVLKNTCHIGYPLKVLHNLILTSDLTLRNHIKSELGLPCLLFDLIHDCVANSHFIEQPWSLQTLGEMIAVLLLYWDKNNDWLKEENRAEDLIKPFVTILHQANLSPLVPLSASVLSLFARHGVAVNVDVDMLGFLLKEHVSGSHQLQFAFLSDRGLCDGLLYLLVHTLSEHGCGFSCLDPHTFYRLWKRTGTSLVWTTPEMDFCSTNGLYFLMCATLMVFCNDPYSYISLYSKSKSTFIYTLVWLLSPECRPWFAEGSPVKLEEGLQHENFIELSCHFLCLPFALDLTSHTGSRILQLYDSCGVAKGLLQVIETLPVSLVDLPLSLLRRLLLCDRQHSVSRLSKAAHGFFSAPALTPLGQQTSTRTASSLLSDLLQHDELGDSAVELLSLLYLITCFCSNSSHIQLYLESSVLLQALGHSYGPIKAATCKILGMLYPFNSPNMNNLHPDIFKSMIDLLEDSNVQVRQAACLSVGKWLGHIAVQAKLKVERHSGNVGNNMDWLKEDSDENKGSSRETAIGIAENVLDRSDMRMWLEKTRMTGATLASLTSDPDARTRLYACAALGNLLHVQGAIPELLEERVSRLLLRAACTDSHKAVRENAIATLILYTQQDSMLEVLLTLNAEKELLRASQHAPCDCDYLPLIRQLKVESNPRLS is encoded by the exons ATGGATTCCTACCATGTTTTGGCACAAGTGGGGCAGGGTTCGTTTGGCCGAGTTCATAAAGGAATGAAAAAATTTACAGGCCAA GTAGTAGCTCTGAAGTTCATTCCAAAGATGGGACGTTCCAACAAAGAGCTGCAGAGTTTAAAGAAGGAAATCGATATTATGAGTAACCTTCAGCATCCTAACATTGTGAAGCTTTTTGACAGCTTTGAAACAGAAACCGAG GTCATTGTTGTGACCGAGTATGCTGAGGGTCAGTTATTCCAGATCATTGAAGCTGATGGAAGCTTACCAGAAAGCCAG GTTTGTGAGATTGCCTGCCAACTAGTGTCAGCTCTGTATTATTTGCACTCCCGCCGTATTCTCCATCGAGACATGAAACCACAAAATATCCTTTTTGATAAAAACGGTGTGGTAAAACTGTGCGACTTTGG GTTTGCTCGGGCAATGAGCATCTCCACCATGGTGGTGACTTCAATCATGGGAACGCCACTGTACATGTCCCCCGAGTTGGTGGCGGAAAAGCCTTATGACCACACAGCCGACCTCTGGGCCCTAGGCTGCATTCTTTATGAAATCCACACAGGAATTCCACCCTTTCGTGCCGATTCCATCTTCCAATTGGGACAGCTCATCGTGAGCCACCCCATCCAGTGGCCAGACAATATGAGCAGCGCGTGCAAA AGTTTCATGAAAGGTTTGTTAGTCAAAGACCCACAGATGCGACTGTCATGGCCAGACCTCCTGCATCATCCTTTTGTTGCTAATGGTGTTAAAG TGATTCCAGACGAAGCTATTTTTAGTCCTCTAACAGCCACACTTGACCCAGACATGTTGGCGCGGAAACTGAAACAAATGGCAGAAAAGACGTCAACAGACACTGGAGAGAGGAGAATATTTCGAAAGCTTCGAGAGCGAAGAAACAAAAGCAACATGAAGAAAGTGGTTGACAGCGCTAAT GAAAAGAGGGATGGAGTGGCATCTAAAGGAGATTGCGGAGCGGCAGTGATGCCAACCTTTGCACTGCCAAGTTTTGATCAAACCAACCAAATTGAGACTACATCAAGTCAATTAGACAG GGGTCCCATCAGTCGAGACTATGAAGGAGAGTTTCCCTCAGTAGAGGTTGGGCCTCGACTACAGACAAGGACACGCAAACGTTCCACA GCAGCTGACAGTGAGGAATTCTGGGAGAAGCTTCTTGAAGAGTCAGATCCAAGCCAACAAAAGTTCAACTACAGTACCATTATTTCCAAACTGAGATCTGCCATTTTAGTGTTGAAGCAAAAG TTGCGTGATGGTGTCCTAAAAAATACGTGCCACATTGGCTACCCGCTGAAGGTCCTGCACAACCTGATTCTGACCTCCGACCTTACCCTGAGGAACCACATTAAGAGTGAACTTGGATTGCCATGTCTCCTCTTCGACTTGATTCATGATTGTGTTGCGAACTCACACTTCATTGAG CAGCCGTGGAGTCTCCAAACACTTGGAGAAATGATTGCTGTGCTGTTGCTCTACTGGGACAAGAACAATGATTGGCTGAAGGAAGAAAATAG AGCTGAAGACTTGATCAAGCCCTTTGTGACAATTCTTCATCAAGCTAACCTCAGTCCTTTAGTT CCTCTGTCGGCCTCCGTTTTGTCCCTCTTTGCTCGACACGGGGTTGCTGTCAATGTTGACGTGGACATGCTCGGCTTCTTGCTGAAAGAGCACGTATCTGGATCACATCAA CTCCAATTTGCATTCCTGTCAGACAGGGGGCTCTGTGATGGTCTTCTGTATTTACTTGTGCACACACTCTCTGAG CATGGATGTGGATTTTCATGTTTGGATCCACATACATTTTATCGTCTTTGGAAAAGGACTGGAACATCGTTAGTTTGGACAACACCAGAAATGGACTTTTGTTCAACAAATG gaCTTTACTTCCTCATGTGTGCCACCTTGATGGTCTTTTGCAATGATCCATATTCATATATTTCACTCTATTCTAAGAGCAAGTCAACATTTATTTACACTCTTGTTTGGCTCCTGAGCCCTGAATG TCGTCCTTGGTTTGCTGAAGGCAGTCCAGTGAAACTTGAAGAGGGTCTTCAACACGAGAACTTTATTGAGTTGAGCTGCCACTTCCTTTGCCTTCCATTTGCTTTGGACCTGACTTCACACACCGGTTCCAGGATATTGCAGTTGTATGATAGCTGCGGTGTTGCGAAAGGGCTTCTGCAG GtgattgaaactcttcctgtttCATTAGTGGATCTGCCACTGTCACTTCTACGTCGCTTGTTGCTATGTGACCGTCAGCACTCTGTTTCCCGCCTCAGTAAAGCTGCTCACGGCTTTTTCTCTGCACCGGCGCTCACTCCGTTGGGTCAGCAGACATCGACCAGAACCGCCAGCTCTTTACTCTCTGATTTGCTGCAGCATGATGAGCTCGGGGACTCTGCTGTAGAACTCCTTTCTCTGTTATACCTCATCACTTGTTTTTGCTCCAATTCAAGTCACATTCAGCTTTACCTTGAATCGTCCGTGCTGCTCCAGGCGCTTGGTCACTCTTATGGACCGATCAAGGCCGCTACATGCAAGATTTTGGGAATGTTGTATCCATTCAATTCCCCCAACATGAACAATTTACATCCGGACATATTCAAAAGCATGATTGACCTTCTTGAGGATTCTAATGTGCAGGTGAGGCAGGCGGCTTGCTTGTCAGTTGGCAAATGGTTGGGTCATATTGCAGTGCAGGCAAAGTTGAAAGTAGAAAGGCACAGTGGAAATGTCGGCAACAATATGGACTGGTTAAAAGAGGACAGTGATGAAAACAAGGGTTCAAGCCGAGAGACAGCCATTGGGATAGCAGAGAATGTGTTGGATCGTAGCGATATGAGGATGTGGCTTGAAAAAACGAGAATGACGGGTGCCACTCTTGCATCACTGACCTCTGACCCGGATGCCCGCACTCGTCTCTACGCTTGTGCAGCTCTGGGAAACCTGCTGCATGTTCAAGGTGCCATACCCGAGCTGCTTGAAGAAAGAGTGTCCAGATTACTTCTGAGAGCCGCCTGCACAGATTCCCACAAGGCAGTGAGAGAAAATGCCATTGCAACTTTAATTTTGTACACACAGCAGGACTCAATGCTCGAG GTTCTGCTGACCCTAAATGCTGAAAAGGAACTTCTTCGGGCGTCACAGCATGCACCTTGTGATTGTGACTATCTTCCTCTCATCAGACAACTGAAAGTTGAGAGCAATCCCAGGTTGTCATAA
- the LOC125982102 gene encoding uncharacterized protein isoform X2: protein MDSYHVLAQVGQGSFGRVHKGMKKFTGQVVALKFIPKMGRSNKELQSLKKEIDIMSNLQHPNIVKLFDSFETETEVIVVTEYAEGQLFQIIEADGSLPESQVCEIACQLVSALYYLHSRRILHRDMKPQNILFDKNGVVKLCDFGFARAMSISTMVVTSIMGTPLYMSPELVAEKPYDHTADLWALGCILYEIHTGIPPFRADSIFQLGQLIVSHPIQWPDNMSSACKSFMKGLLVKDPQMRLSWPDLLHHPFVANGVKVIPDEAIFSPLTATLDPDMLARKLKQMAEKTSTDTGERRIFRKLRERRNKSNMKKVVDSANEKRDGVASKGDCGAAVMPTFALPSFDQTNQIETTSSQLDRGPISRDYEGEFPSVEVGPRLQTRTRKRSTAADSEEFWEKLLEESDPSQQKFNYSTIISKLRSAILVLKQKLRDGVLKNTCHIGYPLKVLHNLILTSDLTLRNHIKSELGLPCLLFDLIHDCVANSHFIEQPWSLQTLGEMIAVLLLYWDKNNDWLKEENRAEDLIKPFVTILHQANLSPLVPLSASVLSLFARHGVAVNVDVDMLGFLLKEHVSGSHQLQFAFLSDRGLCDGLLYLLVHTLSEHGCGFSCLDPHTFYRLWKRTGTSLVWTTPEMDFCSTNGLYFLMCATLMVFCNDPYSYISLYSKSKSTFIYTLVWLLSPECRPWFAEGSPVKLEEGLQHENFIELSCHFLCLPFALDLTSHTGSRILQLYDSCGVAKGLLQVNALIFGLLAQYTSFRDATKDDRGITRHRHVFLIGKEHPICSFLFDDDFDICFLFCQVIETLPVSLVDLPLSLLRRLLLCDRQHSVSRLSKAAHGFFSAPALTPLGQQTSTRTASSLLSDLLQHDELGDSAVELLSLLYLITCFCSNSSHIQLYLESSVLLQALGHSYGPIKAATCKILGMLYPFNSPNMNNLHPDIFKSMIDLLEDSNVQVRQAACLSVGKWLGHIAVQAKLKVERHSGNVGNNMDWLKEDSDENKGSSRETAIGIAENVLDRSDMRMWLEKTRMTGATLASLTSDPDARTRLYACAALGNLLHVQGAIPELLEERVSRLLLRAACTDSHKAVRENAIATLILYTQQDSMLEVLLTLNAEKELLRASQHAPCDCDYLPLIRQLKVESNPRLS, encoded by the exons ATGGATTCCTACCATGTTTTGGCACAAGTGGGGCAGGGTTCGTTTGGCCGAGTTCATAAAGGAATGAAAAAATTTACAGGCCAA GTAGTAGCTCTGAAGTTCATTCCAAAGATGGGACGTTCCAACAAAGAGCTGCAGAGTTTAAAGAAGGAAATCGATATTATGAGTAACCTTCAGCATCCTAACATTGTGAAGCTTTTTGACAGCTTTGAAACAGAAACCGAG GTCATTGTTGTGACCGAGTATGCTGAGGGTCAGTTATTCCAGATCATTGAAGCTGATGGAAGCTTACCAGAAAGCCAG GTTTGTGAGATTGCCTGCCAACTAGTGTCAGCTCTGTATTATTTGCACTCCCGCCGTATTCTCCATCGAGACATGAAACCACAAAATATCCTTTTTGATAAAAACGGTGTGGTAAAACTGTGCGACTTTGG GTTTGCTCGGGCAATGAGCATCTCCACCATGGTGGTGACTTCAATCATGGGAACGCCACTGTACATGTCCCCCGAGTTGGTGGCGGAAAAGCCTTATGACCACACAGCCGACCTCTGGGCCCTAGGCTGCATTCTTTATGAAATCCACACAGGAATTCCACCCTTTCGTGCCGATTCCATCTTCCAATTGGGACAGCTCATCGTGAGCCACCCCATCCAGTGGCCAGACAATATGAGCAGCGCGTGCAAA AGTTTCATGAAAGGTTTGTTAGTCAAAGACCCACAGATGCGACTGTCATGGCCAGACCTCCTGCATCATCCTTTTGTTGCTAATGGTGTTAAAG TGATTCCAGACGAAGCTATTTTTAGTCCTCTAACAGCCACACTTGACCCAGACATGTTGGCGCGGAAACTGAAACAAATGGCAGAAAAGACGTCAACAGACACTGGAGAGAGGAGAATATTTCGAAAGCTTCGAGAGCGAAGAAACAAAAGCAACATGAAGAAAGTGGTTGACAGCGCTAAT GAAAAGAGGGATGGAGTGGCATCTAAAGGAGATTGCGGAGCGGCAGTGATGCCAACCTTTGCACTGCCAAGTTTTGATCAAACCAACCAAATTGAGACTACATCAAGTCAATTAGACAG GGGTCCCATCAGTCGAGACTATGAAGGAGAGTTTCCCTCAGTAGAGGTTGGGCCTCGACTACAGACAAGGACACGCAAACGTTCCACA GCAGCTGACAGTGAGGAATTCTGGGAGAAGCTTCTTGAAGAGTCAGATCCAAGCCAACAAAAGTTCAACTACAGTACCATTATTTCCAAACTGAGATCTGCCATTTTAGTGTTGAAGCAAAAG TTGCGTGATGGTGTCCTAAAAAATACGTGCCACATTGGCTACCCGCTGAAGGTCCTGCACAACCTGATTCTGACCTCCGACCTTACCCTGAGGAACCACATTAAGAGTGAACTTGGATTGCCATGTCTCCTCTTCGACTTGATTCATGATTGTGTTGCGAACTCACACTTCATTGAG CAGCCGTGGAGTCTCCAAACACTTGGAGAAATGATTGCTGTGCTGTTGCTCTACTGGGACAAGAACAATGATTGGCTGAAGGAAGAAAATAG AGCTGAAGACTTGATCAAGCCCTTTGTGACAATTCTTCATCAAGCTAACCTCAGTCCTTTAGTT CCTCTGTCGGCCTCCGTTTTGTCCCTCTTTGCTCGACACGGGGTTGCTGTCAATGTTGACGTGGACATGCTCGGCTTCTTGCTGAAAGAGCACGTATCTGGATCACATCAA CTCCAATTTGCATTCCTGTCAGACAGGGGGCTCTGTGATGGTCTTCTGTATTTACTTGTGCACACACTCTCTGAG CATGGATGTGGATTTTCATGTTTGGATCCACATACATTTTATCGTCTTTGGAAAAGGACTGGAACATCGTTAGTTTGGACAACACCAGAAATGGACTTTTGTTCAACAAATG gaCTTTACTTCCTCATGTGTGCCACCTTGATGGTCTTTTGCAATGATCCATATTCATATATTTCACTCTATTCTAAGAGCAAGTCAACATTTATTTACACTCTTGTTTGGCTCCTGAGCCCTGAATG TCGTCCTTGGTTTGCTGAAGGCAGTCCAGTGAAACTTGAAGAGGGTCTTCAACACGAGAACTTTATTGAGTTGAGCTGCCACTTCCTTTGCCTTCCATTTGCTTTGGACCTGACTTCACACACCGGTTCCAGGATATTGCAGTTGTATGATAGCTGCGGTGTTGCGAAAGGGCTTCTGCAGGTAAACGCTCTTATTTTTGGACTCCTGGCACAGTACACATCATTCAGAGATGCGACAAAAGATGACAGAGGGATCACGAGGCACAGACATGTCTTTTTAATTGGCAAGGAACATCCGATTTGTAGTTTTCTGTTTGATGATGATTTTGACATCTGTTTTCTATTTTGCCAGGtgattgaaactcttcctgtttCATTAGTGGATCTGCCACTGTCACTTCTACGTCGCTTGTTGCTATGTGACCGTCAGCACTCTGTTTCCCGCCTCAGTAAAGCTGCTCACGGCTTTTTCTCTGCACCGGCGCTCACTCCGTTGGGTCAGCAGACATCGACCAGAACCGCCAGCTCTTTACTCTCTGATTTGCTGCAGCATGATGAGCTCGGGGACTCTGCTGTAGAACTCCTTTCTCTGTTATACCTCATCACTTGTTTTTGCTCCAATTCAAGTCACATTCAGCTTTACCTTGAATCGTCCGTGCTGCTCCAGGCGCTTGGTCACTCTTATGGACCGATCAAGGCCGCTACATGCAAGATTTTGGGAATGTTGTATCCATTCAATTCCCCCAACATGAACAATTTACATCCGGACATATTCAAAAGCATGATTGACCTTCTTGAGGATTCTAATGTGCAGGTGAGGCAGGCGGCTTGCTTGTCAGTTGGCAAATGGTTGGGTCATATTGCAGTGCAGGCAAAGTTGAAAGTAGAAAGGCACAGTGGAAATGTCGGCAACAATATGGACTGGTTAAAAGAGGACAGTGATGAAAACAAGGGTTCAAGCCGAGAGACAGCCATTGGGATAGCAGAGAATGTGTTGGATCGTAGCGATATGAGGATGTGGCTTGAAAAAACGAGAATGACGGGTGCCACTCTTGCATCACTGACCTCTGACCCGGATGCCCGCACTCGTCTCTACGCTTGTGCAGCTCTGGGAAACCTGCTGCATGTTCAAGGTGCCATACCCGAGCTGCTTGAAGAAAGAGTGTCCAGATTACTTCTGAGAGCCGCCTGCACAGATTCCCACAAGGCAGTGAGAGAAAATGCCATTGCAACTTTAATTTTGTACACACAGCAGGACTCAATGCTCGAG GTTCTGCTGACCCTAAATGCTGAAAAGGAACTTCTTCGGGCGTCACAGCATGCACCTTGTGATTGTGACTATCTTCCTCTCATCAGACAACTGAAAGTTGAGAGCAATCCCAGGTTGTCATAA
- the LOC125982102 gene encoding uncharacterized protein isoform X3: MDSYHVLAQVGQGSFGRVHKGMKKFTGQSFLCLRTRQVVALKFIPKMGRSNKELQSLKKEIDIMSNLQHPNIVKLFDSFETETEVIVVTEYAEGQLFQIIEADGSLPESQVCEIACQLVSALYYLHSRRILHRDMKPQNILFDKNGVVKLCDFGFARAMSISTMVVTSIMGTPLYMSPELVAEKPYDHTADLWALGCILYEIHTGIPPFRADSIFQLGQLIVSHPIQWPDNMSSACKSFMKGLLVKDPQMRLSWPDLLHHPFVANGVKVIPDEAIFSPLTATLDPDMLARKLKQMAEKTSTDTGERRIFRKLRERRNKSNMKKVVDSANEKRDGVASKGDCGAAVMPTFALPSFDQTNQIETTSSQLDRGPISRDYEGEFPSVEVGPRLQTRTRKRSTAADSEEFWEKLLEESDPSQQKFNYSTIISKLRSAILVLKQKLRDGVLKNTCHIGYPLKVLHNLILTSDLTLRNHIKSELGLPCLLFDLIHDCVANSHFIEQPWSLQTLGEMIAVLLLYWDKNNDWLKEENRAEDLIKPFVTILHQANLSPLVPLSASVLSLFARHGVAVNVDVDMLGFLLKEHVSGSHQLQFAFLSDRGLCDGLLYLLVHTLSEHGCGFSCLDPHTFYRLWKRTGTSLVWTTPEMDFCSTNGLYFLMCATLMVFCNDPYSYISLYSKSKSTFIYTLVWLLSPECRPWFAEGSPVKLEEGLQHENFIELSCHFLCLPFALDLTSHTGSRILQLYDSCGVAKGLLQVIETLPVSLVDLPLSLLRRLLLCDRQHSVSRLSKAAHGFFSAPALTPLGQQTSTRTASSLLSDLLQHDELGDSAVELLSLLYLITCFCSNSSHIQLYLESSVLLQALGHSYGPIKAATCKILGMLYPFNSPNMNNLHPDIFKSMIDLLEDSNVQVRQAACLSVGKWLGHIAVQAKLKVERHSGNVGNNMDWLKEDSDENKGSSRETAIGIAENVLDRSDMRMWLEKTRMTGATLASLTSDPDARTRLYACAALGNLLHVQGAIPELLEERVSRLLLRAACTDSHKAVRENAIATLILYTQQDSMLEVLLTLNAEKELLRASQHAPCDCDYLPLIRQLKVESNPRLS; encoded by the exons ATGGATTCCTACCATGTTTTGGCACAAGTGGGGCAGGGTTCGTTTGGCCGAGTTCATAAAGGAATGAAAAAATTTACAGGCCAA TCCTTTCTTTGTCTGCGTACCCGTCAGGTAGTAGCTCTGAAGTTCATTCCAAAGATGGGACGTTCCAACAAAGAGCTGCAGAGTTTAAAGAAGGAAATCGATATTATGAGTAACCTTCAGCATCCTAACATTGTGAAGCTTTTTGACAGCTTTGAAACAGAAACCGAG GTCATTGTTGTGACCGAGTATGCTGAGGGTCAGTTATTCCAGATCATTGAAGCTGATGGAAGCTTACCAGAAAGCCAG GTTTGTGAGATTGCCTGCCAACTAGTGTCAGCTCTGTATTATTTGCACTCCCGCCGTATTCTCCATCGAGACATGAAACCACAAAATATCCTTTTTGATAAAAACGGTGTGGTAAAACTGTGCGACTTTGG GTTTGCTCGGGCAATGAGCATCTCCACCATGGTGGTGACTTCAATCATGGGAACGCCACTGTACATGTCCCCCGAGTTGGTGGCGGAAAAGCCTTATGACCACACAGCCGACCTCTGGGCCCTAGGCTGCATTCTTTATGAAATCCACACAGGAATTCCACCCTTTCGTGCCGATTCCATCTTCCAATTGGGACAGCTCATCGTGAGCCACCCCATCCAGTGGCCAGACAATATGAGCAGCGCGTGCAAA AGTTTCATGAAAGGTTTGTTAGTCAAAGACCCACAGATGCGACTGTCATGGCCAGACCTCCTGCATCATCCTTTTGTTGCTAATGGTGTTAAAG TGATTCCAGACGAAGCTATTTTTAGTCCTCTAACAGCCACACTTGACCCAGACATGTTGGCGCGGAAACTGAAACAAATGGCAGAAAAGACGTCAACAGACACTGGAGAGAGGAGAATATTTCGAAAGCTTCGAGAGCGAAGAAACAAAAGCAACATGAAGAAAGTGGTTGACAGCGCTAAT GAAAAGAGGGATGGAGTGGCATCTAAAGGAGATTGCGGAGCGGCAGTGATGCCAACCTTTGCACTGCCAAGTTTTGATCAAACCAACCAAATTGAGACTACATCAAGTCAATTAGACAG GGGTCCCATCAGTCGAGACTATGAAGGAGAGTTTCCCTCAGTAGAGGTTGGGCCTCGACTACAGACAAGGACACGCAAACGTTCCACA GCAGCTGACAGTGAGGAATTCTGGGAGAAGCTTCTTGAAGAGTCAGATCCAAGCCAACAAAAGTTCAACTACAGTACCATTATTTCCAAACTGAGATCTGCCATTTTAGTGTTGAAGCAAAAG TTGCGTGATGGTGTCCTAAAAAATACGTGCCACATTGGCTACCCGCTGAAGGTCCTGCACAACCTGATTCTGACCTCCGACCTTACCCTGAGGAACCACATTAAGAGTGAACTTGGATTGCCATGTCTCCTCTTCGACTTGATTCATGATTGTGTTGCGAACTCACACTTCATTGAG CAGCCGTGGAGTCTCCAAACACTTGGAGAAATGATTGCTGTGCTGTTGCTCTACTGGGACAAGAACAATGATTGGCTGAAGGAAGAAAATAG AGCTGAAGACTTGATCAAGCCCTTTGTGACAATTCTTCATCAAGCTAACCTCAGTCCTTTAGTT CCTCTGTCGGCCTCCGTTTTGTCCCTCTTTGCTCGACACGGGGTTGCTGTCAATGTTGACGTGGACATGCTCGGCTTCTTGCTGAAAGAGCACGTATCTGGATCACATCAA CTCCAATTTGCATTCCTGTCAGACAGGGGGCTCTGTGATGGTCTTCTGTATTTACTTGTGCACACACTCTCTGAG CATGGATGTGGATTTTCATGTTTGGATCCACATACATTTTATCGTCTTTGGAAAAGGACTGGAACATCGTTAGTTTGGACAACACCAGAAATGGACTTTTGTTCAACAAATG gaCTTTACTTCCTCATGTGTGCCACCTTGATGGTCTTTTGCAATGATCCATATTCATATATTTCACTCTATTCTAAGAGCAAGTCAACATTTATTTACACTCTTGTTTGGCTCCTGAGCCCTGAATG TCGTCCTTGGTTTGCTGAAGGCAGTCCAGTGAAACTTGAAGAGGGTCTTCAACACGAGAACTTTATTGAGTTGAGCTGCCACTTCCTTTGCCTTCCATTTGCTTTGGACCTGACTTCACACACCGGTTCCAGGATATTGCAGTTGTATGATAGCTGCGGTGTTGCGAAAGGGCTTCTGCAG GtgattgaaactcttcctgtttCATTAGTGGATCTGCCACTGTCACTTCTACGTCGCTTGTTGCTATGTGACCGTCAGCACTCTGTTTCCCGCCTCAGTAAAGCTGCTCACGGCTTTTTCTCTGCACCGGCGCTCACTCCGTTGGGTCAGCAGACATCGACCAGAACCGCCAGCTCTTTACTCTCTGATTTGCTGCAGCATGATGAGCTCGGGGACTCTGCTGTAGAACTCCTTTCTCTGTTATACCTCATCACTTGTTTTTGCTCCAATTCAAGTCACATTCAGCTTTACCTTGAATCGTCCGTGCTGCTCCAGGCGCTTGGTCACTCTTATGGACCGATCAAGGCCGCTACATGCAAGATTTTGGGAATGTTGTATCCATTCAATTCCCCCAACATGAACAATTTACATCCGGACATATTCAAAAGCATGATTGACCTTCTTGAGGATTCTAATGTGCAGGTGAGGCAGGCGGCTTGCTTGTCAGTTGGCAAATGGTTGGGTCATATTGCAGTGCAGGCAAAGTTGAAAGTAGAAAGGCACAGTGGAAATGTCGGCAACAATATGGACTGGTTAAAAGAGGACAGTGATGAAAACAAGGGTTCAAGCCGAGAGACAGCCATTGGGATAGCAGAGAATGTGTTGGATCGTAGCGATATGAGGATGTGGCTTGAAAAAACGAGAATGACGGGTGCCACTCTTGCATCACTGACCTCTGACCCGGATGCCCGCACTCGTCTCTACGCTTGTGCAGCTCTGGGAAACCTGCTGCATGTTCAAGGTGCCATACCCGAGCTGCTTGAAGAAAGAGTGTCCAGATTACTTCTGAGAGCCGCCTGCACAGATTCCCACAAGGCAGTGAGAGAAAATGCCATTGCAACTTTAATTTTGTACACACAGCAGGACTCAATGCTCGAG GTTCTGCTGACCCTAAATGCTGAAAAGGAACTTCTTCGGGCGTCACAGCATGCACCTTGTGATTGTGACTATCTTCCTCTCATCAGACAACTGAAAGTTGAGAGCAATCCCAGGTTGTCATAA